A single region of the Streptomyces sp. ITFR-16 genome encodes:
- a CDS encoding ParA family protein, translating into MTSTLAKTRAQNVKRAYKVFIFALKAGGTAKTSSTTALAVQLGLRGYRVLVIDLDPQCNATRVLGRRVFKPGQKSLTDVMADKAQLKDIIVQARYRTDPDGDGDDSFTEIPNVWIAPGDLDHPEIDDAERILNAEDGNVFWLKDGLDDLAEEFDVDVVLIDPPATYGRLTVTALVLLDEETEGAVIPPVLCTYKEADALVRLEKKLKEISERRMYQRRGIRPQMKYVMACAAPTASFGTEEHWETFNELKEEYGDILLPPVHWSGVATKIYRNECAVPILSPNSRPAQDYAKVATALGFPQRR; encoded by the coding sequence ATGACCAGCACACTCGCGAAGACCAGGGCGCAGAACGTCAAGCGCGCCTACAAGGTGTTCATCTTCGCTCTCAAGGCCGGCGGCACGGCCAAGACGTCCAGCACCACAGCCCTCGCCGTGCAGCTCGGCTTGCGCGGCTACCGTGTCCTCGTCATCGACTTGGACCCGCAGTGCAACGCCACCCGGGTGCTGGGCCGTCGCGTGTTCAAGCCGGGCCAGAAGAGCCTCACTGACGTGATGGCGGACAAGGCGCAGCTCAAGGACATCATCGTCCAAGCCCGGTACCGCACCGACCCGGACGGCGACGGGGACGACTCGTTCACCGAGATCCCAAACGTCTGGATCGCTCCCGGCGACCTCGATCACCCGGAGATCGACGACGCGGAGCGCATCCTCAACGCCGAGGACGGGAACGTCTTCTGGCTCAAGGACGGCTTGGACGACCTGGCGGAGGAATTCGATGTCGATGTCGTACTCATCGACCCGCCCGCGACGTACGGCCGCCTGACGGTCACGGCCCTTGTGCTCCTGGACGAAGAGACCGAGGGCGCGGTGATCCCGCCGGTGCTGTGCACCTACAAGGAGGCCGACGCACTGGTCCGACTGGAGAAGAAGCTCAAGGAGATCAGCGAGCGCCGCATGTACCAGCGGCGGGGAATCCGGCCGCAGATGAAGTACGTGATGGCTTGTGCCGCTCCCACGGCCTCGTTCGGGACCGAGGAGCACTGGGAGACGTTCAACGAGCTCAAGGAGGAGTACGGCGACATACTGCTGCCGCCAGTGCACTGGTCCGGCGTCGCCACCAAGATCTACCGCAACGAGTGCGCAGTGCCGATCCTCTCGCCGAACTCCCGGCCGGCGCAGGACTACGCGAAGGTCGCCACGGCGCTGGGCTTTCCGCAACGCCGATAG